A single genomic interval of Hevea brasiliensis isolate MT/VB/25A 57/8 chromosome 4, ASM3005281v1, whole genome shotgun sequence harbors:
- the LOC110642577 gene encoding uncharacterized protein LOC110642577, producing the protein MCLVFVCDEDERVVGRQAAPGACPYCGGMIQAMDIESQWRFCFLPLYFKTKRRYYCSVCARRLVPQY; encoded by the coding sequence ATGTGCTTAGTGTTTGTTTGTGATGAAGATGAGAGAGTGGTAGGGAGACAAGCAGCGCCTGGGGCATGTCCTTACTGTGGAGGGATGATTCAGGCGATGGATATAGAGAGCCAGTGGAGGTTCTGTTTCTTGCCTCTTTACTTCAAGACCAAAAGGAGGTATTATTGCTCTGTTTGTGCCAGACGCTTGGTGCCTCAATATTAG